The genomic DNA ATACCCCTTGGCCTCCAGGCGGCGCAGATAGGTCTGGACCGTCTTGTAGTCGAGCGTACGGTCCGTCGGCAGCGCGTCGAACACCTGCCGCACCGTGGCGCCCCCCAGGCTCCAAACGATGCGGGCCACTTCCAATTCCGCCTTCGATAATCCCGCGCGTCGTACCATCATGCGATTCCTCTCGGCAGAGCCTCCATGTCGTACAATTGAACGACATTATGTCGTACATTTGTACGCTGTCAAGCAAATTTCCTCGGGGGGCTTTGCTGGGCCAGCCGCGCAGGGGGCGCGCCACGATCTGTGCCGATAGTTGCAAGGTATTAAACCTTCCGCCCCCGGCGGACGCCCGCCAGGCTCAATGCGGATGCCCAAGCCCTATTTTCGCCACCGGAATCAATCTGCTTGGGGCTTCTCGCTGCGGCGCGATAGGATGATGCGGTCGCTCCGCCGGAGCAGCAACGCGACTTGAATCGCCACGTCATCAACACGGGGCCGTACCATGACACACTCTCGCAATGTTAACGGCAGTTTGGCGTTCTTCGCTCTCACATGTTTCGCCTGGCCGGCCCTGGCCTATGCGGCGGACGCTCCTCCTGAGAGCGATGTCTCGACCGTGCAGCAACCGCTCGACGAGTTGATTCAGCAGCGGGTCGTAGCAGCACGCGAATGCCTGACGAGCACCCGCGCGGCCTTCGAACGAGACACCGTCACATTGGACCTCGTGTTGACGGCGATCTGCGATTTGCGCGCCGCCGAACTCGACGCGGCAACCACGTCGAAAGAGCGCACGACCGCGCATTTCAGCGCATTGACCGCCGCACGCGCGATGGAAGCCCAAATCAGCGAGTTGTACCGCGTGGCCGCGCGCGGCGGAGAAGCCGATAAATATTGGCAGACCAAGGCCGCGCGCCTGGAGGCCGAAATCAGCCTAGCGCGGGAAAAGTCAGGACCGGAATCGGACCAGCGCGGTGACGCGCCCCAGGATCAAGATAAGGCTGACCGCAAGCAGGCCAGCGCCGTTCAACAACAAGAGTTGAACCAATTACGCCAAGAGCGAATGGCCGCCGCGAATCGGTTTGCGGTTGCCGCGCAGGCCGCCTATGAAACGGACACGATCACGTTGGATATCTTGCTGACGGCTCTTCGTGAGCGATTCGCTGCTCGGGTTGATGCGGCCGACAAGAATGCCGAGCGTCTGGCCGCACATCGCGAGTTTATTGCATCAACCCAAGCCGTCGAGACACGCATCAAGGCTCTCTTTGACGCCGGCGCGCGCGGCGGTGAGGCCGAAAAGTATGCGCATGTGCGGACCACGCGCCTCGAGGCCCAGATTGGCCTGGCCCGCTTTCAGCAGACACAAGCCGGGCCTCCCGCGGCCGCCAAGTAACCGCGCAATACGCTAGCGCTACGGCCGGGGCTGGCCCGGGTTTTCCTCAAGTCCGCCCGGGGGCGGAGCATCGGTCGTGTTTGCCGGTGGTGGGGGCGTGTAATCCTTGTCCGCGGGGCCGCACGCCGAGCAAGCGAGCGACGCCACGACCACGGCCAGTGAGAAGAGCTTGGTTTTCAAGAGTCCATCCTTGCGCAGGTTAACGTAAATCCAATTGGTGACGTTCCTCGCAGGCCGCATGGCCTGCCGTCGTGACAATTTGCACGGCACTGCTGGCCGGGTACCCTCTGAGTGCAGCAGTGCATGGTGAATCGCCGACCACTCATCCTTTCGCACGCGGGAAAATCCCGCGGTGGCACCCGGCGTGTCAATTATCTACATGATCGCCGCTGTTGACTACTTCTTCGGAGGGCTGGCCACGCCGATGACGCCCACCGCGACGCGACCGCCGGCATCGCCGACCGGTTGCGTGAACTTGTCCGGATTCGCGTGTACGACCACACCGCGGCCCAGAATGGAGTGCGGACCCGCCAACTCCAACATCGTGTCCTTGAGGTCGATCGTGGCGACACCATCGGCACCAGCCGTGACATTGCCAAGGTCACCCACATGACGTTCCTTGTCCTCGGGCTTGCCATGCGGCTTGTCGTCGGGATTGAAGTGGCCGCCAGCGGACATGCCATCGGTCATGCCGGTCACGTCGCCGAACTGATGTACATGGAAACCATGCTGACCAGGCTTGAGACCCGATATCTTGCCGCTGACGTGAACGGCGTTCCCTTCTTTGCTGAAATAGATGACGCCGGTCACGCCACTGTCGCCGGTCGGCAACAGCACGGCGACCGCGCGATCGACTCCGCCCATGGCCCCATGGCCGGCGGGGGCTTTGGTTTGTTGGGCGGTCGCGCCCCAGGCACTGGCAAGCACTATCGCGGCAAGGGTCAAGGCAATTGTGGCACGCATGCGTTGTTCTCCTAAAGAGGTTTAGCTGGCGCGTGAAGGTCAGGTAATGGACGTACTGCGCAGAATTATGCGACTGCCGTCGGCAGGTGCAAGCCTGGCGGCCGATTTTGTGCCACACGGTCGAGATGGGTCTGAGGGCCTCGCTCGACCCCGGAACCGGGTTGTTTTGCGGTGGCCGACGGCGGTATGATGGGGGCGTCCCCCAAGCCCCCCCGGCCCGCTACGTGACTACGCCTCGCCAAGCGGGCCTTTTCGCTGCTGTGCACCGCGGCGAATTGTTCGACGCCGCGTCGATACAAGCACCTGCCCCCGAAAAATAAAGGACTTTTCATGCGTGCCATGCCCCTCTTTGTCCTGATCGCGTTCTTGGCAGCCACCGCGTCGGCCCAAGCACCCAAGCAAAAACCCGTGGTCAAGCAACCGGCGAGCTCCGCCGCCACGGCCAGCTACATCATTGGCTACCAGATCGGTGCGAACTTCAAGCGGCAACATGTGCCGATCGACGGCCAGGCGATCATCAAGGGTCTGCAAGAGGGACTCGCCGGCGGCAAGCCCCCCATGACCGAGGAGCAGATGGACGAAGTGATGCGGGCATTCCAAAAAGAGGTGACCGCGCGGATGTCGGAGCAAGGCAAACAGGAAGGAGAAGCCTTTCTGGCGACGAATGCCAAAGCGCCGGGCGTAAAGACGACCAAGTCCGGCCTGCAATACAAAGTTCTCAAGGAAGGAACCGGCAAGTCTCCGCAAAAGTCCGACACTGTGACAACGCACTACAAGGGCACGTTGATCGATGGGACGCCGTTCGATAGTTCCTATGATCGGAACGAGCCGGCTTCGTTTCAGGTCGACGGAGTCATCGGCGGTTGGACCGAGGCCCTGCAGATGATGAAGGTCGGCTCGAAATGGCAGCTCTTCATCCCTTCGGACCTGGCCTACGGCCCCCAGGGGAGCCCACCGACAATTCCGCCAAATTCGACACTGATTTTCGAAGTCGAACTGCTGAAGATCGGCCAGTAAGCACGGTCGACATGCGGGCGTCCGCGGAGGCGCGGCAATCTCGGCAGGGCTCGCGCGCGACACATCGAACCAGGACCTACATACGGGGAGTTGATCCTTGATTCACGTCATCGCCACTATCCAGCTTACGCCGGGTCGCCGGGCCGATTTCCTGAAGGAATTCCATGCGCTCGTTCCTTCGGTCAAAGCCGAGCCGGGTTGCCTTGACTACGGTCCGACGATTGACATCGCCAGCGGCATCCCGGTGCAGGGTGCCCTGCGCGAGGACGTCGTCACGGTGGTCGAGCGTTGGAAGGATCTCGACGCCCTGCGCGCTCATCTGGTGGCGCCCCACATGCAGGCCTATCGCACCAAGGTCAAGGACCTGGTGCAGGGCACGCAGCTGCAAGTGCTCGGTCCGGCGTAGCCTGTTGACGTAGAAATCCAAAAAGTGACCTAGTTCGCGCATGGTCCCCACCGGCAATCGCGGGTTGCGCGACGATGCCTTGGATCGACAGTTCCAGGTTGTAGCTGTGCTCAGGCCGGGCTAAGCTGAGGCCGGCCGCCGGACCAGCGACGCGTGGCGACGCGGCGATGGCCGATCCTCGCGGCCCGTGATCTGCTTCACACTGACGCCACGGCGAACCTTTTCGATGCGCGAACTGTTGGATCAATTGCTCGACACGGTCGCAGCGGGCAAGCCCGTGGCCTACTGTCGACTGGTCGAGACACGTGGCTCGACTCCGCAGAAAGCCGGCGCCGCGATGCTCGTGTTTGCTGACGGTTCGCAGGCCGGCACGCTGGGCGGGGGCTGCGTCGAGGCCGAGGTCAAACGCCGCGCACTGGCCCGCTTGGCTAACGGGCAAGCGGAAATCTGCAACTTTCAGCTCGACAACGACTACGGCTGGGACGATGGACTGATCTGCGGCGGCCGGATGCTCGTGCTGGTCGACCCGCTGGCCCCGATGGCGAACACCGAATACTTTTCACGACTGCGCGATCAACTCGCGCGCGGCGAGGGCTGTACGGAGGCGATTGTTTTCGACGCTGAGAAAAGCGGGCTACCGTCTCCCACTTGCTACCTGACCGATGCGCAGGGCCAGCTACGGGCGCTGCGTCATGCCCCGGCGGATGGCCAGCAGTTGCCCACGAGTATTGCCGAGAGGCTGGCCGCAGGACGCGATTGGGTCCGTGCGCAAGCCGAAGGCGGGGTGGCCTACTTGCCGCACCGCGCCCGCGCAACGTTGCTGATCGTTGGCGGCGGACACATTGGCCAGGCCGTCGGCAATCTGGCGTCGGACCTCGGCTTCGACGTGTGCGTGGTCGATGATCGTGCCGAATACGTGGCCCGCGAACGATTTCCGCGCGCCCGGCAGTTGCTGCACGGTGACATTGGCCAGACGCTGGCTGAGCACCAGATCACGCCCGACACTTATTGCTTGATCGTTACGCGTGGCCACAACCACGACGAAGAGGCGCTCTACCACCTTGTGGACCGTGGCGCGCGTTATGTGGGCATGATCGGCAGCCGGCGCAAAATCCGCCTGATCTTTGACGACTTAGAAGCGCAAGGAATAGCGCCCGAAGCGTTGGCCAAGGTGTTTGCTCCGGTGGGTCTCGAGATCGGATCGCAAACCGTGGCCGAAATCGCAATCAGCATCCTGGCCGAGTTGGTCGCCCACCGCAATTGTGGCGGGCAGGTTCCGGGCCGCACGGCAACGATTCACGCCTGCGACACGTAAGGCGGCACTCGGAACGTTGCGACATGGACGAACGTCCGGCACTCCCTTTGGACTCCGCGCCTTCGCACTCCGCACCGCGATTCTTCGCAGTCATACCCGCCGCGGGACGTAGCGCACGGATGGGTCAGCCGAAGCTCTTGCTCCCCTGGGCCGGCGGCACTCTGATCGAACATGTGATCGGCCAATGGCTTGCCAGCAGCGTTTGCCGTGTGATCGTCGTGTTGCACCATGACGACGTCGATTTGGCCGAGACCTGCCGCCGGGCAAGAGCAACGGTCGTCGTACCCGCGATTCCGCCCCCGGACATGAAATCGAGCGTCAGCCACGCATTGAACTCGATCGTGGCCGAGAACACTCCGATGCCGACCGATGCGTGGCTGTTGGCTCCGGCCGACATGCCACGGCTGAGCACGCGGCTCATTGATTTCATCATCGCCGCGTACGACCCAGACTCGCCGCAGATCATCGTGCCCAAATACAGCGGGCGCCGCGGCCATCCCGTGCTGTTCCCGTGGGCCATGGCGGGCGAAGTCGCGCGTTTGGGGCCGACCGAGGGGCTCAATCTGTTGGTGAATCGGGGCCCAGTCCGCGAACTCGAATGGCCCGACGACGGACCGCTTGTCGACATCGACACGCCCACGGACTATCGACGCTGGCGCGGCGATCAGCTGGGTTAGCACGCAAACGGATATCTCTTTCAGCGATACCTCGGATGTTCCGGCCGCTTTTCTCGGTCGCGGCTGGCCCTTACGATGGTGTTATCGCGCGGCGGGCCGAAAACCGGGCACTAGCCGTTTCGGCGCATCACACGCATATCATTTGGGCAGCGATCGATAGCTCCACGTCGAGCCAAGCATGGATGAATCCTCTGCAGACAGCGGACCGGTGCCGCCGAGCGCATCGGACAGCGATGCTGCGCGCGAAGCATCGCCACCGATCGTCGAGCAGCTTCCCTCGTGGCGCAAGCGCTGGAAGTCGCGCATGGTGGTGGCGCTGGTCATTGCGGCTGCCGCGACGTTGATTTATCGGCGCGTGTCGATGCCCACTGGCGTACCGGCAAATCTCGCGACGCTGCAATCGCCCGAAGATAAGAAAAACACCAAAGGTCCCACGGACCCGTTCACGTTTGGTCCTTTTACGCTTCGTCCTAGCGAGTCGGATCGCATCGAGGCCGGCATCAAGCCGGGCCATTGGACCATGGCCTCGCAAGACGTCCGCGCCAACTTCGATGACTTCCGCGGGGAATTGGTCACCGAGGTGGTCCAGCCCACAGGAGACGGCGTCGATCTCGACGGGCAGACTTTCCATATGCGGTCCTCCCGCCCCGCCGTGCTGCCCAAGTTACAGAAGAAATTGCTCGATATTGCCATGTTCAATCCGGTCGAACATTTCAGCCGGCAGGTGGCGCCACGACTATTAACGCGCACAGGGCGCGACGTATGGAACGCGCGCGAGTTGCTGTCGCCGATTCCAGCGGAACAATACTTTTTGGTCGTGCTCGCTCGGCAGCCGGAAGACTATCGATACTTGCAGACAATGGATACGGTCCGGGCACCGCAAGGAAGTTCGGAAGATCGTGGCGCTCAGGCACACTACCGCGTTGTGGCGCCGACGGTAACTCTCTTAGCACCGGTGCCAAGTCAGGCCCTCTTCTGGACCAGTACGGCGGTGGTGCTGTGGGACGGTTTGGATCCCACGCTGCTGACAACCGCGCAGCAGCAAGCGCTCATCGATTGGCTGCACTGGGGCGGACAATTGATCGTCAGCGGCCCCGATTCGCTCGACCAGCTGCGCGATAGTTTCTTGGACGGAGTCCTGCCCGCTACCGGCGGCGAAGGCTGGGAAATGACGGAAGCCACGTTGGCTGCGCTGGGCCACATCTCGCCGGACACCGAACGCAAGATACGCTTGTTTCAGCCCTGGAGCGGCCAGCATTTGAATGTGGAGCAGCGCGACGGCCAGGTGCTGGCCGAGGCCGACGATCACCAGCCCCTGATCGTCGAACAGCGGATTGGCCGCGGGCGGACGGTGGTCACGGCCTTTCGTCTCTCGCAGCGCGACCTGATCGATTGGGCCGGTTTTGATGCCGTCTTCAATGCTGCCTTGTTGCGAGCACCTGCCCGCCGTTTCGCGCGCAGCATAGAAGATAAGGTCGGCGTCGAATGGGCCGACGGCATCGAAGAAGCGCCAGGGCGCGTCACGCAAGTTCGCTTCTTCACGCGCGACGCGGGACGCCCCCTGCCCCAACCACGCGATGTGCATGAACTGCGTGGCCAACGCGGCCTTGTCAAACCTCAGGTGATTACCGGCAGCGATCCGTTCGGTCCGGATGCCGACATGATGGGACAAAAAATCGCTATCGGTCCCGGCATCGCTGCCTGGGATGATCAAAGCCACGCATCACAGGCGGCGCGCGAATCGCTCAAGGAAGCGGCGGGTATTCAAGTTCCCCGGGCGCGTTTCGTATTCGCGCTGCTGGGAGCCTACGTCTTTGTGCTCGTGCCGCTGAACTGGTTGCTCTGTCGATCGTTTGGACGGGTCGAAATGGCCTGGCTGCTCGCGCCCGCAATTGCCGTCGTATTTGGCGTGGTGGTCGTGAGGCTTGCCCAGTTGGACATCGGCTTCGTCCGCTCGGCAACTGAACTGGCGGTGCTGGAAGTGCAGGGAGACTATCCTCGCGCGCATCTGACCCGCTATTGCGCACTGTACACTTCGCTCTCGACGGACTATTCGCTGGCGCTCTCGAACCCGTCGGCCGTAGCCCTACCCTTTGCTACCGGCATGGGCCTGAGCACTGGCCCGCAACAGCGTCGCGGTACGGTCGTCCTGCGCCAAGAACCGGATACCGGCACGGCCAGCGAGATTCCGGTACGACTTGAGCAGTTGACCGTTTCCAGCAATTCTACGGGCATGGTTCACACGGAGGAGATGTTCGATTTGGGCGGGTCGCTGCAATTCGTGCCTGGCTCCGATGGGGGCAAGCACCGCATCCGCAATGGCACTGCGCTGCACCTGCGGAATGCGGTCGTCATGGATCGCAACGCGCGCGCCGTGGATGGCCCATCGACGGAATACCGATACGCCTGGCTGGGAACTCTGGAACCGGGCGACGAGGCGGAGTTCGAGCTTTTCAGCCGGCAAGACGGCGCGTTTCAGGAACCGTCGGAGCAGGAAGCGAAAGCGTTCGAATCGCTTGCTTCGCTCAACGTGAAACCGCTGGTGGACGTCGCGCAAAAAGACATCGGCAGTGCCGAGCTGCGTTTGATGGCCTGGACCGATGACGAACTTCCAGGAGTTACCATTACGCCGGTGGCGAATCAAGCGCGACACGCGGCCGCGATCGTGGCGCATTTATCGTATGGCGCCACGCGCCCCTTGGAGATGGATTTCAATTCCCGCGCGCAAGTTGCCGAAGGGTTGCCTGACGAAAACGAGTCTGGCGACTTTATGGCTCCTGCGAACGGGGCCACGCCCTAACGATTCACGCTTCGGCAATGTTCAACACCGCCGCAACCTTGGCCCCTAGCCGCACAGATGATTGAACTCACCAACTTTGGCAAGACTTACGGCGATTACGTGGCCGTCGCGTCGCTCAACCTCAAGATCGAAGCCGGCGAGCTGTTTGGCTTCATCGGACCCAACGGCGCCGGCAAGAGTACCACCATTCGCTTCCTGGCCACGCTGCTGAACGCCACGCACGGAGAGGGAGTTGTCAACGGGCATAGCGTCACCAAGGACCCGCTGGGCGTGAGGCGCAGCGTGGGCTACATGCCTGACAACTTTGGCGTATACGACGGCATGAAGGTTTGGGAGTTTCTCGATTTCTTCGCCGTTGCCTATCAGATTCCGCGGGTCCGCAGGCGGCAAGTCATAGGCGACGTGCTCGAGCTGCTCGACCTGACCCACAAGCGCGACGACTTCGTCAATGGTTTGTCGCGCGGCATGAAGCAGCGGCTCTGCCTGGCCAAAACATTGGTGCATGATCCTCCCGTACTGATCCTTGACGAGCCTTCGAGTGGACTGGATCCGCGCGCCCGCCTGGAAGTAAAAGCCCTGCTGCGCGAGTTGCGGCGAATGGGCAAGACCATTCTGATCTCCAGCCACATCCTGACCGAGTTGGCCGATTGCTGCACGTCGATCGGCATCATCGAGCGTGGGCAGTTGTTGATGCACGGGCCGATCGACGACGTGTATCGCCGCATCCGTCGCAACCGCGTGCTGGAAATTCGCTTTCACGAGCGGATGGAGGCGGGACTGTCGATCATTCGCAGCCGACCGGAAACGATGGACTTACAGGTCGAAGACTCGCGTGCCCGCGTCGAGATGGCCGCCGACGACGCGTGCCTGGCCGCGTTGCTCGACGAGCTTGTGGCGGCAGGAGTTCGCATGCACTCGTTCGCCGAGAGAGATCCCACGCTGGAAGACGTTTTCATGCTGGTCACCAAGGGACTCGTGGCCTAGTTCGGAACAGAGATCGCCCGACGCGTCAGGAAGAGGCTGTCAGACCATGTTTGTGCGCGAGAATCCCGTTTTGCAGCGCGAGCTGCTGGTCAACCTGCGCATGCACCGCGCCTTCGTGCTGCTGTTGGCGTATGTCGTGCTGTTGAGCGCCGTGGTCATGGCGGCCTGGCCATCGGCCAAGAATATCGACATGAGCTCGAACCCCGACGACGGCAAAACCCTCGTCAACCTGATCTTTCTGGAGCAGTATTTCCTGGCCTCGCTGATGGCGCCCAGCTTCGCCGCCGGCGCGATCACCGGCGAGAAGGAGCGCAAAAGCTACGAAATGCTGCTAGCCAGCCCGTTGCGCCCCGGAGCCATCGTTCTCGGCAAGCTGCTGGCCTCGCTTTCGCACCTGGCCATTTTGATTTTTTGCAGTTTGCCGATCGTCATGTTGTGCCTTCCGCTGGGGGGCGTGTCGTTGTACGAGGTGTTGGCGGTCTACCTCGCGGTGATTCTCTCGACGGTCACGTTCGGCATGATCAGCCTGGCCGCGAGTAGTTACTTTCGGCGCACCGCGTCGTCGCTCGTGGTGTCGTACTTGATGGTGCTCCCCTTGGCGCTGGCCGGATTGTTTTTCTGGCGGACGCTGGAAGGTTTTGCCGAGTTGCGGCTGCTCGCCACGGTGACCGTGCTGCCCGTCGTGGCCGCCGCGATTTGCGGAACGTTGTTCGTGGCGACCAGCCGCCGGCTGCTGCATCCGCCCGACGTGGGGAGCGAAGGCAAAGAGGTCGTGGACGAGGCTTTCGAGCAGCGCGCGGCCGTGGGCCTGATCATTCAGCGCGACAAGTTTCCCGACAAGCTTTTCGCTCCGGCCAAACGTGATGATCTGCTCGAGGACGGAACAAATCCAATTTTTGACAAGGAAATGCGCAGCGAAATCTTCAGCCAAGGCACGCTGATGGCGCGGGTCGTGATCCAGGTCAGCATGGCGCTGGCCGTGCCGCTGATGGCCACTTGCCTGTTCCTGAAGCCGGATTGGGCTCCTTGGTACATTAGCTACGTGGTTCTGTTCAATATGCTCGTCGGACCGGTGTTTTCGGCCGGCAGCGTGACCAGCGAGCGCGAACGCGAAACCTTGGACCTGCTACTCGTCACCTTGCTCAGTCCGTGGCAGATTCTGTGGGGCAAGTTGATCTCGGCGCTGCGCGTCGCGACGGTTTTGACGTGTTTCCTGCTCTGGCCGCTGGTACTAGCCTGTTTGTTGGTGACAACCTATTGGGCGAACTGGCAGACGGTGCTTGGCTACCTGGTGATTGTCTTCTTGACATCGGTAACGACCTCGACATTGGCCCTCTTTTGTTCGGTTGTTTTTCGTAAGACTTCGGCGGCGATGATGATGTCCTACGTTGTCATGGCCGCGCTATTCATGGCGCCGGTTGCCGCCGTTGTCTTCGCCCAGAACTACTACGCGGCAGGAGCGAATATCTTTGAAGGAGCCACGTTCGTAAGTCCCTTCGGCGCGGCTTTCAGCCTGCCATTGAACCATATGGCCGTAGGAGACAAGGCCCGTCTCGGCGACTGGCGCATTTGGTTCGCATTCGTGACCTTCGACCTGGCATTGATATGCTCACTGTTCGCTACGATGCTGTGGCTATTCAAGTTACGGTGGCGCGTCGCCGCGTAATGGCGTGATGTGGCGAACACATTACGCACCGTCTACGCCGCGGGCGACCCGAATTCCCGACATGGGTACGGTTGCAACCCCTACGGGATGCTGGCGGCAACCGCGCGATCGCGTCCCAGCGATTTGGCCAGGCGAAGCGCCTCATCAGCACTGGACACGAGAAACGATTCCTGCTGGCCATCAGCGGGAACGAATACGACGTAGCCGGCGCTTGCCCGTGCGGTAGTGTTTTCATCGGTCGTTTCATCGATCACAACCAGATTGACGCGTGCTCGAACGCGTTCCACAATCGAACCCGCCGCGTCCTCCGCTCCAACGTCGAACAGCAGGCCGAATTCGTCCCCGCCCAAGCGCGCCACCATGTCGCCGGTTCGCAACGCCTCGCGTAGGGCACGGCCGGTAGCCACCAGTGCCCGGTCTCCGGCGGCATGCCCATTTCTGGCGTTGACCTGCTTGAAAAAGTCGAGGTCGACAATCGCCAGGCATTGCCGGCTCGCGCCCGGCCCGCGCTGCCGCACGCGGCGACGCAATTCGCGCTGCCAGGCCCGGCGGTTAGGTAGCCCGGTCAGCGGGTCGGAATCCGCCAAATGCGCGAGCCGACCACGGCGGCGATGCTCGCGGTGTACGCGCCGCCGCAACCGCGCATTTTCGCCCAACAGTCGGCACACCAGCGCCAGTTCCCGTTCCGTGGCGTCTGCCGGAATAAAAGTGGCCGGTGGCGGCTCCTTTGGCGTTTCCCCTGAAGGGAGCATCGGGGCGAGGGCATCGTTTTCGATCCCGACGCACAGAATCGCGATCTCACCGTTGAGCAGGCGTCGCTCGGTCGCGGGATCGAGTTTCGGCCCTTGACCGTCTGCCACCACGATCACATCGGCCGCGGCGCTCGCCCGATGTTCGCCGGGTTCGCAAAGTTCGTTTTTCGTCACTAGACGGAACGGCAGACCCGCCAATGCCTTCTGCAGCCGTCCGTTAAGGGCCGGTTTGTCGCTAGCCAAAAGCACGATGAGCGGTGACTTTCCAGACATCTTGCGCATTCTAACAGCAAGCAGAAATATGACCTTACAGCGGTTGCTTGCAGGCACGCCCAGCGGTGATAGAATCTGACCGCAACGCACTCCGCGGCACGACGCCCGACGAGCGCTCCACCGGAGGACGACATGAGCACCAAGGTCGGTGAGATCAGTACCACCCCTGCCGCCTGGACGCGACGACATCTATTGGGGTTAGAGGAACTGTCGGCCGAGGAATTATCGCTGGTGCTCGACACCGCGGTATCGTTCAAAGAGGCCACCGGGGGTTGCCGCAAGCGTCTGTCATCGCTGGCCGG from Pirellulales bacterium includes the following:
- a CDS encoding superoxide dismutase family protein — encoded protein: MRATIALTLAAIVLASAWGATAQQTKAPAGHGAMGGVDRAVAVLLPTGDSGVTGVIYFSKEGNAVHVSGKISGLKPGQHGFHVHQFGDVTGMTDGMSAGGHFNPDDKPHGKPEDKERHVGDLGNVTAGADGVATIDLKDTMLELAGPHSILGRGVVVHANPDKFTQPVGDAGGRVAVGVIGVASPPKK
- a CDS encoding FKBP-type peptidyl-prolyl cis-trans isomerase, giving the protein MRAMPLFVLIAFLAATASAQAPKQKPVVKQPASSAATASYIIGYQIGANFKRQHVPIDGQAIIKGLQEGLAGGKPPMTEEQMDEVMRAFQKEVTARMSEQGKQEGEAFLATNAKAPGVKTTKSGLQYKVLKEGTGKSPQKSDTVTTHYKGTLIDGTPFDSSYDRNEPASFQVDGVIGGWTEALQMMKVGSKWQLFIPSDLAYGPQGSPPTIPPNSTLIFEVELLKIGQ
- a CDS encoding putative quinol monooxygenase, whose product is MIHVIATIQLTPGRRADFLKEFHALVPSVKAEPGCLDYGPTIDIASGIPVQGALREDVVTVVERWKDLDALRAHLVAPHMQAYRTKVKDLVQGTQLQVLGPA
- a CDS encoding XdhC family protein → MRELLDQLLDTVAAGKPVAYCRLVETRGSTPQKAGAAMLVFADGSQAGTLGGGCVEAEVKRRALARLANGQAEICNFQLDNDYGWDDGLICGGRMLVLVDPLAPMANTEYFSRLRDQLARGEGCTEAIVFDAEKSGLPSPTCYLTDAQGQLRALRHAPADGQQLPTSIAERLAAGRDWVRAQAEGGVAYLPHRARATLLIVGGGHIGQAVGNLASDLGFDVCVVDDRAEYVARERFPRARQLLHGDIGQTLAEHQITPDTYCLIVTRGHNHDEEALYHLVDRGARYVGMIGSRRKIRLIFDDLEAQGIAPEALAKVFAPVGLEIGSQTVAEIAISILAELVAHRNCGGQVPGRTATIHACDT
- a CDS encoding nucleotidyltransferase family protein; this encodes MDERPALPLDSAPSHSAPRFFAVIPAAGRSARMGQPKLLLPWAGGTLIEHVIGQWLASSVCRVIVVLHHDDVDLAETCRRARATVVVPAIPPPDMKSSVSHALNSIVAENTPMPTDAWLLAPADMPRLSTRLIDFIIAAYDPDSPQIIVPKYSGRRGHPVLFPWAMAGEVARLGPTEGLNLLVNRGPVRELEWPDDGPLVDIDTPTDYRRWRGDQLG
- a CDS encoding ABC transporter ATP-binding protein translates to MIELTNFGKTYGDYVAVASLNLKIEAGELFGFIGPNGAGKSTTIRFLATLLNATHGEGVVNGHSVTKDPLGVRRSVGYMPDNFGVYDGMKVWEFLDFFAVAYQIPRVRRRQVIGDVLELLDLTHKRDDFVNGLSRGMKQRLCLAKTLVHDPPVLILDEPSSGLDPRARLEVKALLRELRRMGKTILISSHILTELADCCTSIGIIERGQLLMHGPIDDVYRRIRRNRVLEIRFHERMEAGLSIIRSRPETMDLQVEDSRARVEMAADDACLAALLDELVAAGVRMHSFAERDPTLEDVFMLVTKGLVA
- a CDS encoding ABC transporter permease subunit, which encodes MFVRENPVLQRELLVNLRMHRAFVLLLAYVVLLSAVVMAAWPSAKNIDMSSNPDDGKTLVNLIFLEQYFLASLMAPSFAAGAITGEKERKSYEMLLASPLRPGAIVLGKLLASLSHLAILIFCSLPIVMLCLPLGGVSLYEVLAVYLAVILSTVTFGMISLAASSYFRRTASSLVVSYLMVLPLALAGLFFWRTLEGFAELRLLATVTVLPVVAAAICGTLFVATSRRLLHPPDVGSEGKEVVDEAFEQRAAVGLIIQRDKFPDKLFAPAKRDDLLEDGTNPIFDKEMRSEIFSQGTLMARVVIQVSMALAVPLMATCLFLKPDWAPWYISYVVLFNMLVGPVFSAGSVTSERERETLDLLLVTLLSPWQILWGKLISALRVATVLTCFLLWPLVLACLLVTTYWANWQTVLGYLVIVFLTSVTTSTLALFCSVVFRKTSAAMMMSYVVMAALFMAPVAAVVFAQNYYAAGANIFEGATFVSPFGAAFSLPLNHMAVGDKARLGDWRIWFAFVTFDLALICSLFATMLWLFKLRWRVAA
- a CDS encoding GGDEF domain-containing protein, with product MSGKSPLIVLLASDKPALNGRLQKALAGLPFRLVTKNELCEPGEHRASAAADVIVVADGQGPKLDPATERRLLNGEIAILCVGIENDALAPMLPSGETPKEPPPATFIPADATERELALVCRLLGENARLRRRVHREHRRRGRLAHLADSDPLTGLPNRRAWQRELRRRVRQRGPGASRQCLAIVDLDFFKQVNARNGHAAGDRALVATGRALREALRTGDMVARLGGDEFGLLFDVGAEDAAGSIVERVRARVNLVVIDETTDENTTARASAGYVVFVPADGQQESFLVSSADEALRLAKSLGRDRAVAASIP